CAACGTTATGAAGCCTGGATAATACAAACTCGCGACCACTATTATGCTGCTCGAGGATTTGCAGAACTTCGTCGAGCGCCTTTTCGTAACCTGCGTAGTATGACTTAAGGTTTTCAACATTCTCGTCAACAGCTATTGATCGCAGTACGCGGTAGCTCTCTGGACGGCTCGTTGTAAAGGTCTTGTCTATAAGTAAGTGCATAGTCTTCAATCTTCTCCCTATTATCTATGTAGTTAAATATTATATGATTACTGTCTATTTATCCAGAGTTGGACATAACTCCTGAAGCATGGCTGCTATTTCTAGAAATTAAAATAGAGCGATTTCTCGCTCTATTTTAATTTGGGAGGTGTGATTTTTCTAGCGCAGATGGGGTCGCAATTGACCCGTAGCTCTCTATAAACCAGTCACTTTTCCATTTACCTCTTATTTATTCGTCGGTGTCATCGACCACTGAAGTGGTCTTACCGTTTGCCTGAACCCATGCAATGGAGTTTTTAGCTCCTTGCTTGGAATCGTATGACTCACTGCTCATTGCGACAGTTTTGTAGTTCTCGTCAGAGCGCAACACCCAATAGTAATTATGCTGGTTGTCTTTGCGGATGATATACGTTGCCATTTTCCTCATAGCCCCTTCTTGCTATTCTATAACCCTGTGTGACGTAAGCAATACGTCATCTCGACCTCGGTTTTTGTGTTATTCCTGTCTTTTAGCAGGTTCACATGACCGCTCCTATTTTACCATAAACAGGTTGTTTGTGCGAATCTATACCGACATTGGAAAGCTAAGATTTGCATATTTTTCAGAACATTGTATAGTTGACTTTTGAATATACGTGTGTTACTATTTCGCTATGATAGCGCCTCAACATAGTCAATCAAGTTTGATCCTACAGTACTATAAAATGCGACCGAACGAACCCGTGCCCCACTCGGAGGCGGTAGACTGGGCAATTGCTGAATGGCTGAGTCTTACTGGTAAAATATTTCGCGATCCTGACAGAGCTGTGCGAGACCTCTCTCAGAAAGGCATCTTGATTAAGGTAGAAAAGGGTGTTTACATGTACGACCCAGACCACGTCAGGCGTAATGACCTTTATGACTTCACTCCTCAGCAAAAAGCCGAGATACTATTGCGTGATAATTACCGCTGCGTGGTTTGTGGAAATGGCAAGGCTGAAGGTGTAGACCTACAGGTTGACCATGTCAAACCAAAAGAGAAGGGTGGACGAGCAACCATAGGGAATGGCCAAACATTGTGCGGACAACATAACTTTATCAAAAAGAATTATTCACAAACCGAGGCTGGCAAAAGGTTTTTCCTGAAGATGCGTGAACAAGCTGTCTCTCTCGATGATGCCAATATGATCGCTTTCTGTGACGATGTACTCGCTATGTACCAAAAGTACGGATACGACACCCGGATTAGCTAAGAACTTTTGCCATCTTCTTTGCGACCGCAGACACTACTGGTACGACTATTGAATTGCCGAATTGTCTGTACATCTGAGTTCTCGATACGGGAATCTTATAGTCGGTAGGGAATCCCATTATTGCCTTACATTCACTTTCCGTAAATAAGCGCATTCCAGTTTCACCATCACTTACGAACGTGCCAGTTAGCCGTTGGATCTTATGGTATGACGCCACTAATGTCTTAACGTGCACTGCAGTACTGTGGTCTACTAGCATAGGCCTTCCGTCATCAAGTTTGCGCATATAGCCATCTTGCAACTTTTTACTAATAGAGTACCCGACCGCATCACGCTCCAGGAACTGATTGATATATACGTCCTTCTTCATTCCTACTGGAAACTCAAAATCAAAATCATCCGCGACAAGTTCCTTCCTGAACCCGACGATATAAATGCGCTTACGTTGCTGTGGCACGCCAAACTCAGCTGAGTTCAGAACCTTATAACCTACTGTGTAACCGATTTCATCGAGGGTTTTCTTGATGATTTCAAACGTCTGGCCTTTGTCGTGAGTTAATAGTCCAGGCACGTTTTCTAGCATAAATGCCCGAGGCTGCTTATCTTTTATTATTCGGGCAACATCGTAAAATAAAGTACCCTGTGTCGCGTGTTCAAACCCCTGGCGTCTACCTATACTACTGAATGGCTGGCATGGGAAGCCTGCTAATAGTACGTCAAAATCTGGTATATCAGACGTGTGTATTTTCGTGATGTCTCCGTGGGGTTTGTCGCCGAAATTTGCCTCGTATGTTTTCTGGGAAAAAGTATCCCATTCGGATGTAAATACACATTTGCCACCAGCTGATTCGAAACCAAGCCTAGTACCGCCAATACCCGCGAACAAATCGATGAAAGTGAATTTAGTCTTTCGTGAACTTTTTACTGGTTTTATCGTCATACTATCTAATACGCCATCCAGATTAATATCTTCTTGTTCTGTTATTGTTGCAGTTTTCATCAGTTTATACCCCTTATACTTAAGTCAATAATATCATATTAACTGATAAATGTTACGGACGATTAGTAGTATTATTTACAATATTTATGATTACTGAATGTCAAAGATATCATAGTACCTCGGAAGACTAGAAAAAGCGGTTTCTGCAGCCATTTACCTACAAGATAACTACACTCCCCGAAATGTAGTTATCTCGCTGCTTTTTACCCTTTAAACACTCCTTTTCTTTTCTCTCTTCTTAATATATAAATATATAGAAGGAAATAAATGTATGGATAATGGATAAGTTGTAGTAGGTAAGTAGTTATGGATAGGTTAGAACTAACATACAGACAAGCGTTAAATAATGAACAAGTACAGATACTAGAATTATTGTATAAGTTCCGGTTCGTGACGGTAGCGACGTTGAAGGAATATTTTATTGAATCAAATCCAGGCATGGATGTATTTAGAAGACTGGAAACATTAGAGCAACAAGGCTTTATAGCGAAACGCTATTTTGACAATTACAAGCTTCTACATAAACCAGTCGCGTATTATTTGCTGCCGGCTGGAGCGCGTAAGCTTGGCGAATACCGCGATGAAGATGATACGGATGAGATTAACATCAAAGGTATTTACCGCGACAGTATGGTGCGCGAGCAGTTT
The Candidatus Saccharimonadales bacterium genome window above contains:
- a CDS encoding HNH endonuclease codes for the protein MIAPQHSQSSLILQYYKMRPNEPVPHSEAVDWAIAEWLSLTGKIFRDPDRAVRDLSQKGILIKVEKGVYMYDPDHVRRNDLYDFTPQQKAEILLRDNYRCVVCGNGKAEGVDLQVDHVKPKEKGGRATIGNGQTLCGQHNFIKKNYSQTEAGKRFFLKMREQAVSLDDANMIAFCDDVLAMYQKYGYDTRIS
- a CDS encoding DNA cytosine methyltransferase, with the protein product MKTATITEQEDINLDGVLDSMTIKPVKSSRKTKFTFIDLFAGIGGTRLGFESAGGKCVFTSEWDTFSQKTYEANFGDKPHGDITKIHTSDIPDFDVLLAGFPCQPFSSIGRRQGFEHATQGTLFYDVARIIKDKQPRAFMLENVPGLLTHDKGQTFEIIKKTLDEIGYTVGYKVLNSAEFGVPQQRKRIYIVGFRKELVADDFDFEFPVGMKKDVYINQFLERDAVGYSISKKLQDGYMRKLDDGRPMLVDHSTAVHVKTLVASYHKIQRLTGTFVSDGETGMRLFTESECKAIMGFPTDYKIPVSRTQMYRQFGNSIVVPVVSAVAKKMAKVLS
- a CDS encoding YegP family protein — protein: MATYIIRKDNQHNYYWVLRSDENYKTVAMSSESYDSKQGAKNSIAWVQANGKTTSVVDDTDE